The Echinicola rosea genome has a segment encoding these proteins:
- a CDS encoding CBASS cGAMP synthase, which produces MANCNNLFEEFNKEIRLNNDRRVILRERRNNLRKRIGNGFNELKQERYFSETLNISVDEILEFQSQGSYVMDTIVNPCRKVDEYDIDDGVYFLGPRSSNRRPTEQQFHDFIIAAIKKGKGDFIIEKIQDKKTCVRVSYKGENGDFNYHVDLPIYYATNIKEPELADSEEGWKVSNPIDFIVWFEDLIQSGFESKFILERKLYQEEYEQWLNDRRKKDHQLRRIVRYLKAWGDNLSKEMPPGVVMTILAGSGSNYREHERDDVCLRDTLVNIKNFLQVNGFKCPRPTTPVGEDLFRSYSQANKDHFSNELDSFIISANQAIENPIQKDACLKWQKHLGNRFPCAIAKDEIEDSKSYAAASIIKSDNSRSA; this is translated from the coding sequence ATGGCAAACTGTAACAATTTATTTGAAGAGTTTAACAAAGAAATAAGGCTTAACAACGATAGGAGAGTTATTCTTAGGGAAAGAAGAAATAACCTTAGAAAAAGAATCGGGAATGGTTTTAACGAACTAAAGCAAGAGAGGTATTTTTCTGAAACATTAAATATATCTGTTGATGAGATTTTGGAATTTCAAAGCCAAGGATCCTATGTAATGGATACCATTGTCAATCCTTGTCGAAAAGTAGACGAGTATGATATTGATGATGGTGTATATTTTTTGGGACCAAGGTCTTCCAACAGGAGGCCTACAGAACAGCAATTTCATGATTTTATAATTGCTGCTATTAAGAAAGGAAAAGGTGATTTTATTATAGAGAAAATTCAGGACAAAAAAACTTGTGTAAGAGTAAGTTACAAGGGAGAAAATGGGGATTTTAATTACCATGTTGATTTGCCAATTTATTATGCTACCAATATCAAAGAACCAGAATTGGCTGATAGTGAAGAAGGTTGGAAAGTGAGTAATCCAATTGACTTCATTGTATGGTTTGAAGATTTAATCCAATCAGGATTTGAATCGAAATTTATTCTTGAAAGGAAACTTTATCAAGAGGAATACGAGCAATGGTTAAATGATAGGAGAAAAAAGGATCACCAGCTAAGAAGAATAGTACGATACTTAAAAGCATGGGGAGATAATTTGAGTAAAGAAATGCCTCCTGGAGTAGTTATGACTATTTTAGCTGGTTCTGGCTCAAACTATAGGGAACATGAACGAGATGATGTATGTCTTCGAGACACTTTAGTCAATATTAAAAATTTTCTCCAAGTTAATGGCTTTAAATGTCCCCGTCCAACCACGCCAGTTGGAGAGGATTTATTCCGCAGTTATTCTCAGGCCAATAAAGATCATTTTAGCAATGAACTAGATAGTTTTATTATAAGTGCAAATCAAGCTATTGAAAATCCAATTCAAAAAGACGCTTGCCTTAAATGGCAAAAACATTTAGGAAATAGGTTTCCTTGTGCAATTGCAAAAGATGAAATTGAAGATTCAAAATCTTATGCGGCAGCCTCAATAATTAAAAGTGACAATTCAAGAAGTGCATGA
- a CDS encoding ATP-binding protein: protein MGLQLWYLPSRYEKSSSIIASQIPVSQWHGTIGDDSIADAVLDRLVSSSHKIEMEGESMISKKKLDN from the coding sequence ATGGGTCTCCAACTATGGTACTTACCATCCCGCTATGAGAAAAGTTCATCGATCATTGCATCACAGATACCGGTCAGTCAATGGCATGGAACCATTGGTGATGACAGCATTGCAGATGCCGTGCTCGACAGGCTCGTATCCTCCTCACATAAGATAGAAATGGAAGGAGAGTCCATGATAAGCAAAAAGAAGTTGGACAATTAA
- a CDS encoding DUF1593 domain-containing protein, with protein MRPRIIVTSDGEIDDECSLVRFLLYTNEWDVEGIITSSSQYHWQGHRWAGNDWAVPYLEAYERVYPNLLEHDKDYPSPDYLKSVTLLGNVANEGEMDAITPGSQHIVNVLLDESDDRPVWVQAWGGSNTIARALKTIEEDYPDKMEIVANKLRLFLIWEQDSTYQSYIRPHWGKYNIPTIISDQFWAIAYQWDKVMPEDKIDYFKVDWMKTNILEGHGPLCSLYQAYQGGNDNEGWGAGSPKQKGSFRSEGDSPAFLHTIPTGLRNMESPVFGGWGGRYVHVRENTWLDPVPFDDYEYPEGRWYTKSAWGRNYMRSVYPENQDQMNVYFKPMTRWADALQNDFAARADWCVKSFKDANHQPVVQLNHKVDLVAYPGDDVSLNAEGSYDPDDDKLYCKWWQYEEADTYEGIVKIDQPESFNTNFTIPADANQGETIHIICEVRDNGTPNLTRYKRVIITVK; from the coding sequence GTGAGACCACGTATAATTGTCACTTCAGATGGTGAAATAGACGATGAATGTTCGTTAGTTCGATTTTTACTTTATACGAATGAATGGGATGTAGAAGGCATCATTACTTCAAGCTCTCAATATCATTGGCAAGGTCATAGATGGGCAGGGAATGATTGGGCAGTTCCCTACCTGGAGGCATACGAAAGAGTTTACCCTAACCTCCTTGAGCACGACAAAGATTATCCATCCCCTGATTACCTCAAATCTGTCACTTTGCTGGGTAATGTAGCAAACGAAGGTGAGATGGATGCCATTACACCCGGCTCTCAGCATATTGTCAACGTATTGCTGGACGAATCAGATGACCGCCCTGTTTGGGTTCAGGCATGGGGTGGTTCCAATACCATTGCACGAGCATTGAAGACCATAGAAGAAGATTACCCTGATAAAATGGAAATTGTAGCTAATAAACTCCGATTGTTTTTGATATGGGAGCAAGATTCGACCTACCAGTCTTACATTCGTCCACATTGGGGGAAATACAATATTCCTACAATCATCAGTGACCAATTTTGGGCTATTGCCTACCAATGGGACAAAGTTATGCCCGAGGATAAAATCGATTACTTCAAAGTGGACTGGATGAAAACAAATATTCTGGAAGGACATGGCCCACTTTGCTCATTATATCAGGCCTATCAGGGCGGCAATGATAACGAAGGCTGGGGAGCGGGCAGCCCAAAGCAGAAAGGCTCTTTTCGATCGGAAGGTGATTCACCCGCCTTCTTACACACTATCCCAACCGGATTGCGCAATATGGAATCTCCTGTTTTTGGTGGGTGGGGCGGCAGATATGTACATGTCAGGGAAAATACCTGGCTAGACCCCGTTCCTTTTGACGATTATGAATATCCCGAAGGCAGATGGTACACCAAATCAGCCTGGGGAAGAAATTACATGAGGTCTGTTTACCCGGAAAATCAGGATCAGATGAACGTGTATTTTAAACCCATGACACGTTGGGCAGATGCTTTACAAAATGACTTTGCTGCGCGTGCCGACTGGTGTGTTAAAAGTTTCAAAGATGCCAATCATCAACCAGTGGTACAGCTTAACCATAAGGTTGATCTGGTAGCCTACCCCGGTGATGATGTAAGCCTCAATGCTGAAGGCAGTTATGACCCGGATGACGATAAATTATATTGTAAATGGTGGCAATATGAGGAGGCTGATACTTATGAGGGGATTGTGAAAATTGATCAACCGGAAAGTTTTAACACGAATTTTACAATTCCTGCTGATGCTAATCAAGGTGAAACCATTCATATCATCTGTGAAGTTCGAGACAATGGCACCCCTAACCTGACGCGATACAAGAGAGTGATAATAACCGTAAAATAG
- a CDS encoding helix-turn-helix domain-containing protein produces the protein MINTFDESRNEFKPYGLTCELWSPSIMRKHDRHNEIEINFFPEVGITYLIQGNKVVVPPKKLTVFWGLIPHQIIDFNNDKPYYVCTVPFSLFLEWKLSVPFVDRLLKGDVLFEASEERSKYDEYLFKNWLADINVNEAAEVALLEIHARLRRMSIGNYSSEKKEYPSLQSNEISQVERIAIFIAQNYSDPIKVSSIGQAVGLNPDHANSIFKRTFGSTLSEYITEERISHAQRKLVATDKSITDIAFDCGFNSISRFNAAFLKINGCTPREFRKRYLLNR, from the coding sequence ATGATAAATACTTTCGATGAAAGCCGAAATGAGTTTAAACCTTATGGATTGACTTGTGAGCTATGGTCTCCAAGCATAATGAGAAAGCATGATAGACACAATGAAATTGAAATAAACTTTTTCCCGGAAGTTGGCATTACTTATCTTATTCAAGGAAATAAAGTAGTTGTTCCACCTAAAAAACTGACTGTTTTTTGGGGGCTTATTCCCCATCAAATTATTGATTTCAATAATGATAAGCCATATTACGTCTGCACGGTACCATTCTCACTTTTTTTGGAATGGAAGCTTTCAGTTCCTTTTGTGGATAGGCTGCTTAAAGGTGACGTGCTATTTGAAGCTTCTGAGGAGCGTTCGAAGTACGATGAGTATCTTTTCAAAAACTGGCTGGCAGATATCAATGTAAATGAAGCTGCTGAAGTTGCGTTGCTCGAAATACATGCAAGATTGAGAAGAATGTCTATAGGCAATTACTCTTCTGAAAAAAAGGAATACCCATCACTTCAATCCAATGAAATCAGTCAGGTTGAACGGATTGCTATTTTTATTGCTCAAAATTATTCGGATCCTATCAAAGTATCTTCAATTGGTCAGGCTGTGGGTTTGAATCCTGACCATGCTAACTCGATTTTCAAGAGGACATTTGGAAGCACACTAAGCGAATACATCACCGAGGAAAGAATCTCTCATGCGCAGAGGAAGTTGGTAGCGACAGACAAAAGCATCACAGATATCGCGTTTGATTGTGGTTTCAATTCTATCAGTCGCTTTAATGCAGCTTTTCTGAAAATCAATGGGTGTACACCAAGAGAATTTAGGAAGAGGTATTTATTGAACAGATAA
- a CDS encoding nucleoside hydrolase-like domain-containing protein, with protein sequence MKLKSQIIPGLIGVLFFASLFGCKEHEKKVLRPRVLISSDIGGTDPDDFQSMIHLLMYADQFQIEGLISSPYGEGSTKDFQDMIDLYEIDYTQLQRHAPEFPTPTSLRSITKQGGKDAAPFRGYTIPTEGSEWIIKCAKKESEQPLWVLVWGGIEDLAQALHDAPEIKENIRVYWIGGPNKKWSINAYTYIAEHHPDLWMIEANSTYRGWFMDEDSPEDLKGDAFYKNYIDGRGAMGQDFIKYYDGNIKMGDTPSLVYLMNGDPNEPTGESWGGSFEKINRSSRNIFLGGSSLEDKVAAYGTIEWRFEGPELEVPEDSVVFEMEIQNQTWPGLYLGDGIYGIKYSSKKPEKGYYKSSSAISELDGLEGNYISTFPWPGNASPDDYQLGANWYSDKVDETLFIEDQQGAKTISKYRNEFLMDWAERWKWLDK encoded by the coding sequence ATGAAATTGAAAAGTCAAATTATACCAGGTTTAATAGGGGTCCTGTTTTTTGCTTCCTTATTTGGCTGCAAGGAACATGAGAAAAAAGTTCTTAGGCCAAGGGTATTGATCAGCTCAGATATAGGTGGAACAGATCCTGATGATTTTCAGTCGATGATTCACCTATTGATGTATGCAGATCAATTCCAGATCGAAGGCTTGATTTCATCACCTTATGGAGAAGGCAGCACCAAGGATTTTCAAGATATGATTGATCTATATGAAATAGATTACACTCAACTCCAAAGACATGCTCCAGAATTTCCAACTCCAACATCCCTAAGATCCATTACCAAGCAAGGGGGAAAAGATGCCGCACCTTTTAGGGGCTATACCATTCCTACGGAAGGTTCAGAATGGATTATAAAATGTGCAAAAAAAGAAAGTGAGCAACCGCTATGGGTACTTGTTTGGGGAGGGATTGAAGATCTTGCACAGGCACTTCATGATGCTCCCGAAATCAAAGAAAATATCAGAGTGTATTGGATAGGCGGCCCCAATAAAAAGTGGAGTATCAATGCCTATACCTATATAGCTGAACATCATCCTGACCTTTGGATGATAGAGGCAAATTCCACCTACAGAGGATGGTTTATGGATGAGGATTCGCCAGAGGATCTAAAAGGAGATGCCTTTTACAAAAACTACATTGATGGTCGAGGAGCCATGGGCCAGGATTTTATCAAGTATTATGATGGAAATATCAAAATGGGCGACACTCCTTCACTGGTTTATCTTATGAACGGCGACCCAAACGAACCTACCGGAGAAAGCTGGGGTGGAAGTTTTGAAAAGATCAATCGCAGTTCAAGAAATATATTTCTAGGAGGAAGTTCATTAGAAGATAAGGTGGCGGCCTATGGAACAATTGAGTGGAGGTTTGAAGGGCCTGAACTTGAGGTCCCCGAGGATTCAGTTGTGTTCGAAATGGAGATTCAAAATCAGACTTGGCCAGGATTATATTTGGGTGATGGTATTTATGGGATTAAATATTCGTCTAAAAAACCCGAAAAGGGATATTATAAGTCCAGTAGTGCTATCTCTGAATTGGACGGTTTGGAAGGAAATTACATCAGCACCTTTCCTTGGCCGGGAAATGCTTCACCAGATGATTACCAATTAGGTGCAAATTGGTATAGTGACAAAGTAGATGAAACTCTTTTTATCGAAGATCAGCAAGGCGCCAAGACCATCTCAAAATATAGAAATGAGTTTTTAATGGATTGGGCAGAAAGGTGGAAATGGCTCGATAAATAA
- a CDS encoding pectate lyase family protein: MQRILFIGILNLIMYTSAICQQIAFPTAEGYGKFSKGGRGGAVYEVTNLNDNGEGSLRAAVEAKGARTVVFKVSGTIELESPLRIKNPYITIAGQTAPGDGVCLKKFPLMIDADHVIIRFIRVRLGNESGEDTDAVSSRYTKHIILDHISASWSVDETMSIYHCDSITVQWSIISESMHDSNHIKGAHGFGGIWGSNYGSYHHNLFAHHGSRNPRMASGSGFTDYRNNVVYNWGYNSTYGGENQQVNNPKFAFSTINMVANYYKPGPATEKGEVRYRLVNPNMRDTTSDFGKWYIAENVMIGNEKVTANNWEGGVQPQGGEENLKFVKLNKPWDAMPINQQKAEEAFELVLANAGAILPKRDEVDIRIVNETKGGSTTYEGGTYRKDHSLIDPSKKSGIIDSQNDVGGWPELKSLPAPKDSDHDGMPDEWELENGLNPTDGADRNIIKEGYTMLENYLNSIN, from the coding sequence ATGCAAAGAATCTTATTTATAGGCATTTTGAACCTGATTATGTACACATCAGCTATTTGCCAACAAATTGCCTTTCCCACAGCTGAAGGCTATGGGAAATTTTCCAAAGGTGGCCGTGGAGGAGCGGTTTATGAAGTCACCAATTTGAATGATAATGGGGAAGGGAGTTTGAGAGCTGCTGTGGAAGCAAAAGGGGCTAGAACTGTTGTATTCAAAGTTTCAGGAACCATCGAATTAGAAAGCCCACTTCGAATCAAAAATCCCTATATCACCATAGCTGGTCAAACAGCTCCTGGAGATGGGGTTTGCCTCAAAAAATTTCCTCTGATGATCGATGCTGATCATGTGATCATTCGGTTTATAAGAGTAAGACTCGGTAACGAATCCGGAGAGGACACAGATGCTGTTTCAAGTAGATATACGAAACACATTATTTTAGACCATATTTCTGCAAGCTGGAGTGTGGATGAAACCATGTCCATATACCATTGCGACAGTATTACTGTACAATGGAGTATAATTTCGGAGAGCATGCATGACTCCAATCATATCAAAGGAGCTCATGGTTTTGGTGGAATTTGGGGATCCAACTACGGTAGCTATCACCATAATCTTTTCGCTCATCATGGTAGCCGAAACCCAAGAATGGCGTCAGGTTCTGGCTTTACAGATTATAGAAATAATGTGGTCTATAACTGGGGATACAACAGCACTTATGGAGGAGAAAACCAACAGGTAAATAATCCGAAGTTCGCATTTTCGACGATCAATATGGTCGCAAACTACTATAAACCAGGGCCCGCTACCGAGAAGGGAGAAGTTCGATATAGACTTGTAAACCCTAATATGCGGGATACTACGAGTGATTTTGGAAAATGGTATATTGCTGAGAATGTCATGATAGGCAATGAGAAAGTGACTGCCAACAATTGGGAAGGCGGAGTGCAGCCTCAAGGAGGGGAAGAAAACTTAAAATTTGTGAAGCTAAATAAACCGTGGGATGCCATGCCCATAAACCAACAAAAGGCCGAAGAAGCTTTTGAATTGGTATTAGCAAACGCCGGCGCTATCCTGCCAAAACGAGATGAAGTGGATATCAGGATAGTCAACGAGACAAAAGGAGGATCTACAACATATGAAGGAGGAACTTATAGAAAGGATCACTCTTTGATCGACCCTTCAAAAAAATCAGGAATCATAGATTCCCAAAACGATGTAGGTGGATGGCCTGAACTCAAGAGTTTACCAGCTCCTAAGGACTCCGATCATGATGGAATGCCAGATGAATGGGAATTGGAGAACGGTCTTAATCCTACCGATGGTGCAGATAGAAATATTATTAAAGAAGGTTATACCATGCTGGAAAATTATTTGAATTCAATCAATTAA
- a CDS encoding DUF1593 domain-containing protein, which yields MKKSFPALFIASIISCCAFAQQDQKKAIPKPRIIVLTDVSTWETDDSESLVRLLVHADLYEIEGLIFTTGWSLDKTRDDFMDLIHDAIDAYEKDLPNLMKRSNQQGFLADESNQSIGYWPSPDYLRSITVFGSKNRGQQFIGADNNSEGSELIIELADESDLRPLWITVWGGGNTLAQAIWKVQQTRSESELRTFLQKIPTYAITDQDRDQKADFAISSHQWMRREFCDDLLFIWDESAWKYQNGTGKSNWEKYEVDIQSHGNLGKVYPKYKYGVEGDTPAFLHLMPNGLNDPMVPSQVGWGGYFEKGLSEDQETKAFTNFQAPEAEISRKYENYFYPAIYNNFAARMDWASEGKGNRNPIVVINKMEGIELLRVKAKKRQTIKLDASRSYDPEGDELSFKWWIIPEAGTYKDEIKIQNSDSNHIKIDLPSNPSGKTTHIICEVTDNGSPKLTSYRRIIVEVK from the coding sequence ATGAAAAAATCGTTTCCCGCTCTTTTCATTGCGTCTATTATTTCCTGCTGTGCTTTTGCCCAGCAAGATCAAAAGAAAGCTATACCAAAGCCGAGAATTATTGTATTGACGGATGTTTCCACTTGGGAAACCGATGATAGTGAATCTTTGGTCAGATTGCTTGTCCACGCAGATTTATATGAAATCGAGGGCTTGATTTTCACTACAGGTTGGAGTCTCGATAAAACTCGAGATGATTTCATGGACTTGATCCATGATGCAATAGACGCTTATGAAAAGGACCTTCCAAACTTGATGAAACGATCAAATCAACAAGGCTTTCTTGCCGATGAATCAAATCAAAGCATAGGTTACTGGCCAAGTCCGGACTATTTGCGAAGCATTACTGTATTTGGCAGCAAAAACCGAGGTCAGCAATTTATTGGAGCGGACAACAATTCGGAAGGAAGTGAATTGATCATCGAGCTTGCAGATGAGTCGGACCTGCGCCCTCTTTGGATTACAGTTTGGGGTGGAGGAAATACCTTAGCCCAAGCTATCTGGAAAGTGCAGCAAACAAGATCAGAATCAGAACTGAGGACATTTCTTCAAAAAATCCCAACCTATGCGATTACCGATCAGGATAGAGATCAAAAAGCTGATTTTGCGATTAGCTCACACCAATGGATGAGAAGGGAGTTTTGTGATGATTTACTCTTTATCTGGGATGAATCTGCCTGGAAATATCAGAATGGAACAGGTAAAAGTAATTGGGAAAAATATGAAGTTGATATACAGAGTCATGGAAATCTGGGTAAAGTCTATCCCAAATATAAATACGGCGTAGAAGGTGATACACCTGCTTTTTTACATCTGATGCCAAATGGTTTGAACGACCCAATGGTTCCTTCCCAAGTAGGTTGGGGAGGATATTTCGAAAAGGGACTTAGTGAAGATCAGGAAACAAAAGCTTTTACTAACTTTCAAGCACCGGAAGCTGAAATATCCAGGAAATACGAAAACTACTTCTACCCTGCAATCTATAACAATTTCGCTGCCAGAATGGACTGGGCAAGTGAAGGGAAAGGAAACCGCAACCCAATTGTGGTAATAAATAAAATGGAGGGCATAGAGTTGCTAAGAGTGAAGGCAAAGAAACGCCAAACTATAAAGTTAGATGCATCCAGATCTTATGATCCAGAAGGCGATGAGCTGAGTTTCAAATGGTGGATTATTCCTGAGGCAGGTACTTATAAAGATGAGATAAAGATCCAGAATAGCGACTCCAATCATATTAAAATTGATCTTCCAAGTAATCCCTCCGGCAAGACCACCCATATCATCTGCGAAGTGACTGATAATGGCTCACCAAAATTAACCAGTTACAGAAGAATCATCGTTGAGGTGAAGTGA
- a CDS encoding Fic family protein, which produces MNDFNKSQPYNNLPLLPPRGDLETKEILTKTIKASRALAQLNGAIRNLPNPSLFLDTLHLQEAKASSEIENIITTNDDLYQAVVADKKFNNPATKEVICYKEAIWIGFKKLEKKPFITTNLCVELVQCIKQNTAGIRTTPGTTLSNTKGEVIYTPPSGEQVIRGKMANLETFINENDSIDPLIKMAISHYQFEAIHPFSDGNGRTGRILLLLQLKLEQLLDIPALFLSEYIIDHKDQYYKGLRAVTEKNDWSKFIIYMLDMVETTAIKGLDRLESIIQLMEITGQEIKEKLPKVYSKDLVEVIFKLPYTKRQNLIDIDLGTPKTVGNYLSALEEEGFLKSVKVGKEKLYLNQKLMNILEN; this is translated from the coding sequence ATGAACGACTTCAATAAATCTCAACCTTATAACAATCTACCTCTTCTTCCGCCTAGAGGAGATTTGGAAACTAAGGAGATACTAACTAAAACCATTAAGGCTAGTAGAGCATTAGCTCAGCTCAATGGTGCCATAAGAAACCTTCCTAATCCTAGCCTATTTCTTGACACCCTTCACTTACAAGAAGCAAAAGCTAGTTCTGAAATTGAGAACATCATAACAACAAATGACGACTTGTATCAAGCCGTAGTGGCAGACAAAAAATTCAATAACCCAGCTACTAAGGAAGTGATTTGCTATAAAGAAGCTATTTGGATTGGGTTTAAAAAGCTCGAGAAAAAACCTTTCATAACTACAAACCTTTGTGTAGAACTGGTTCAATGTATTAAGCAAAATACTGCGGGTATAAGAACTACACCTGGCACTACTCTATCCAACACCAAAGGTGAGGTAATTTACACTCCTCCTTCAGGAGAACAAGTTATACGGGGAAAAATGGCTAATCTCGAAACTTTCATTAATGAAAACGACTCGATAGACCCGCTGATAAAAATGGCTATATCCCATTACCAATTTGAAGCCATTCACCCCTTTTCGGATGGTAATGGCAGAACTGGTCGTATCCTACTTTTACTTCAATTAAAACTGGAGCAATTACTTGATATTCCTGCTTTATTCCTAAGTGAGTACATTATTGACCATAAGGACCAATATTATAAAGGGTTAAGGGCCGTAACAGAAAAAAATGACTGGTCCAAATTCATAATCTACATGTTAGACATGGTAGAAACAACAGCGATAAAAGGGCTGGATAGGCTAGAATCAATAATTCAACTTATGGAAATTACTGGACAAGAAATTAAAGAAAAGCTTCCGAAAGTGTATTCTAAAGATTTGGTTGAGGTCATTTTTAAGCTGCCATATACCAAAAGGCAAAACCTAATTGACATTGATTTAGGAACACCAAAAACAGTTGGAAATTATCTCAGCGCATTGGAAGAAGAAGGCTTCCTGAAATCTGTCAAAGTAGGGAAAGAAAAATTATACTTGAACCAGAAATTGATGAACATACTGGAAAATTAA